In Edaphobacter aggregans, the sequence GGGTGGCTGTGGCGGGCTCCTACCCAGCCTTCCTCGAAGTAGTGACGGACGAGCATCAACTGGTCGGTGTTGGCGAGGACCTGGCGGCGCATGCCGGGCTCGGGGGTGAAGGTTTTAGGGTCTTGGTTTTTTACGAAGGTCATCTTTGGCTCCGTCGTGGGTTGATTCCAGAGTAGCGGATGGATCGCCTGTGAGGGGAGCGTACTTCAGGGGCTGAAGCCCCTTGATTGCCGAACATTCTATGGCACGGCTGAAGCCGTGCCCTTAAGCAAGACGGTTCGCGCTTTGCGCGAATGAACCCAGGTCTCAGAACCGAGACCTGGGGCACCCGCACCCGGTGGGTTTCTTTTCTCATAGTCGCAACGGAGTGAGTTGGAAGTGAGACGGTACACTGAGCATTCGAAAAATTCTGCGAAAGGAGCACTGATGCTCTCAGAAACCGAGGCTCGGCAATTTGCGCATAGTTGGATTCAGGCTTGGAACTCCCATGATCTCGAGGCTGTTATGTCTCACTATGCACCGGAGGTTGTTTTGACTTCGCCTACAGCGGCGAAGTTATTGAGTGATCCTTCTGGGACCGTTACCGGCAAAGAAGGCGTGCGGAGTTATTTTGAGCGTGGGCTTGAGGCCTACCCGAATCTCAACTTCGAACTTCTGGACGTGAT encodes:
- a CDS encoding nuclear transport factor 2 family protein; protein product: MLSETEARQFAHSWIQAWNSHDLEAVMSHYAPEVVLTSPTAAKLLSDPSGTVTGKEGVRSYFERGLEAYPNLNFELLDVMWGVSSVVLCYLNQKGTKTGEFMEFDAGRKVVRVVANYT